From Nitrospirota bacterium:
GCCGCCGGACATCACGTCGACCCGAAACGACTTGACGTCGAATCCCGGCCGGGCGTGGAGGAAGCGGACCAATTCGGCCAGGAAGGGAGGATAGCCCGCCAGGAGATACCGCTCTCCGGGGCCGAAGATTTGCATGGCTGTCAGGGCGAACCGCCTGGAAATGAGGTGTGCCACGGCGGTGTCGGCGCTCTTGAGATAGGCTTCGATTCGCGCCGGATTCCTTCTTGCCTGGCGAATCGCCCACCTCAGAATGGGGATGGGGATCCTGGAGTAGAGCGAATGAAGGGTCCTCCACCGAAGATTTGCGGGAAACATCATCCAAGCTGCCTGAGAGGCCGATCGACATGAATGCAGCTTAAGTGAATGCATTTCGCTTGGGCACACACATAGACTCTGTATTACAATGCCGACCTTATTTCAAGCATAATTAATATATTTTAATATTATTAACTATACTTCTGTGATCTGCATAATTCCATGGCTTCCGTGAGCAGGCATCGGATCTCCGGTCCAAAGCCACATGTCATTGACGCCATGCAGTAATGATGGTAATTGTGTCACTTAGTGACTATATTGAATTCGTATAAGTAATGTTACGTTAATGAATGGGTAGAACACCCTAAATATATGGAAGTCTGCGATGGACGGGGGTTAGGATGGGAGTGATCAGAGCCGGCCAAGAATTGAGAGTGCTCCATTTGGAAGACGATGCCGCCTATCGGAAATTTGTGGTTAACTTGCTTCGGAGGGAGGGGATGGCCGTACGATTCTCGCACGCGGAGAGTTGCGAGGAGTTCGTCCATCTGCTCCAAGGGGAGCGATTTGACTTGGTGATTTCGGACTACACGCTTCCGGCCTTCGACGGCCTATCGGCGCTCAGCATAGCCAAGTCGATTCGACCGGAGCTTCCGTTCATCTTCTTGTCCGGCACGATGGGGGAGGAGCGGGCGGCCGAGGCGGTCCTGAACGGTGCAACGGACTACGTGCTCAAGGATCGGCCGCTTCGCCTCGTCAGCGTCATCCGCCGGGCCATCCGGGAAGAGGGCGAGAGGGAAGTGCGCCGGAGTTTGGAGGCTCAGCTCCTACAGGCGCAGAAAATGGAGTGCGTGGGGCGACTGGCCGGTGGGGTCGCGCATGATTTCAACAATCTCCTGACGGTCATTTCGGGGCGGGCGGACATGCTTCTCTCGGGGAAAGGCGAATTGGATCCCGACCGCGAAGACCTGGTGGAAATACGTCAGGCCGCAACGAGAGCCGCGGAGCTGACGAGGAGACTCCTTATGTTCGGCCGGGCGGATCACCCTCGCGCGCAAAGCCTGGATCCGAGGGTACTGGTCTCCGACCTTCTCAAGATGATCCGCCGCCTCATTGGGGAAGACATCGAGGTGGTCGCCGAGCTGGCCGAGGACGCCGGATGGATTCGGGTGGACGCGGCGCAGATGGAGCAGGTGTTGGTGAATCTCGCGGTGAACGCGAGGGATGCCATGCCGAGGGGTGGAAAGCTGATCATTGGGGTGAGGACTCTCGACCTCGATGAGGACTACGCCTCGCGGCACCTCGATGTCCTTCCGGGGCGATACATCGAACTCCGCGTGGAGGACAACGGCCAAGGCATCGCCCCCGAGGTACTTCCTCACATCTTCGAGCCGTTTTTCACCACGAAAGAGCCCGGAAAGGGAACGGGTCTCGGCCTGTCCATGGTGTATGGCGCCGTGCGCCAATGGGGAGGTCACGTGGAGGTTCGGACGTCGCCCGGTGGCGGCGCCGCTTTCTTGATTTACATGCCTCAAGCGGCGGAATCTGAGTTCTCCGTCTTGCCGACAGAGGCGCAGACGTGTCCACGCGGCTGCGAGACGGTCCTGCTTGTGGAGGACGATGACATGGTGCGAACCATTGCCTGCCGGATTCTTCGGGCGGGGGGATACGAGGTCATCGAGGCCTCGAACGCTCAGGAGGCGCTGGCGAGGATCGAAAAAAGCGGGCCGCGTCTGGATCTTCTGGTCACGGATGTGGTGATGCCGGGAATGAGCGGTTGGGAACTCGTGGATCTCGTCCGGCAGAATAGTCCCAAGACCCGCGCGCTTCTGATTTCAGGTTACGAGGCCCATCAAATGCTTGAGAAGCGGATGTCCGATTCCTACATGCACTTTCTTCCGAAACCCTTTTCCATGAAGACCCTTTCCGAGAAAGTACGCGAGGTCCTGGACGCAGTCGAGTGACCTCCGGTGGGATCGGGGCTGCGGGGAGTCTTTGGAGCGGAGCTTCCGCGCTCTTTGCGAGCGGCCGGCCCAGGCCCCCGGACTCGGTCGCGGCATGATAGGCGTTTCAGCGCGGAGCCGACTCCGTATCAATTATTGGGGTGTGAGGCGGGCTGAGTATAGGGTGTGTTGGATCGGCAAGTCGGCGGGATAGTCGATCTTGCGCCGGGCTGCTTCGGTCATGAGGTGGTACGCGACCTCCACATCCAGGGTGTGGGATCCCGGCGCTCCGGCCACTCGTTCGGCGAATCTGAACGAGCGTTCCTTACCGGGGTGGAGCCGGTTGTCCCGAAGTTCGAGAATCATCGGACGCCAGAGGATCCATCGCTTCAGGGTATGAGTCTGCGTTCTGACCATGCTTCCGTCGGCTGCGTTCCGAAGCGTGAACGTGACCGTCACAAAGCGGTCGGGATCACCGGTCGGGAAAGTGTGACCTGCTCCTACGTTTGACAATTTCAATTCAACGTCGATCGTGCCTCTCCCATTCTCAAACCGGCTGCGATCTTCCGGTTCGATGCTCACGGCCTTCCGGACCATGTCCCCATCATGCCCGCCTCTCCACAGGTGGCGTTTGGAAGGTCTCACCGGGCCGCCGAATGCCACGGGGCGCTCGACGGCAGGCATGTGACACTGGATGCAACCGTATCCCTGAACGGGGTCGTCCCTGACTTCCGCATAGGTTCCGCACGGCGGGCCGATGTAGAACATACCGGGGTCCTTCCCTTCCACCTCGTGGCAACGGCGGCACACACCGCCGCCATCGAGAAATGAGGCATCCTGTCGAACCGGGTGAGGCGCCGCCGAATCCGCGTACGGGCCAACGATAACGCCGTCTTGAACGTGGCAGATAGCGCACGTTCCGAAACCGTGAAGATTCTCAGCGGGCCGAACAGGCGATAGCCCAGCGAACCCATCGACGCAACCAGCAGGGCGATCACCCCGATGGCGGCCTGACCGTGTGCGGACCATCCAACCCCGATCACCTTCCCCCACGGCGTTGTTGAATTCGGCCGGCTCCACAACATCTTCAACGCAGCACTAAGGCTTGAAGGAGAACGCATCCAACGTGAGTGGCGGTTCCTTTTCGCCGGCGAATTCGAAGTGGCCGCGAACGGAAAGCGGCGATGGCCCCCGAGAGTGCGGGTCCGCCAGCAACTCGTGCAGCACTTCGTTTTGCGCCAAGCTCAAGCGTTGTTCACTGCCTGAGACGACGAAGAAGAACGAGAAACCTTGTCGGAGGAGGATTCCCTCGGCCTCGATCCGCACCGCGCCGACTTTCTGCCCGGCCTTCTCTACCAATTGTCTTATCCTGGGGAAGTCGACGGGTTTCCCCGGCTTCGGGATGATTTCGGCCTTCTGCTTCTTGAGACTCACGTCCACGCGGTCCACGGTCGGTAACTTGGCGAGAGCCCGACGGGCCCCCAGCGCGCAGAACGGTCAGGTCATGCCGAGGACCTCCACCTCGATCCGCATGATCTCGGCGCGGGATGGGAGGGGAACCGCCACGACGCTCAGCACGGAAGCGATGAAGAACATCTTGAAAAGGTCTCGGGGTTTCACCGGTCGTCCCTTCTCAAAAGAGGGCGTACGCACCGGCGCGAATCTTCCGGTCCTGAGAAAGTTGTGTCCCATTCAAGTTCTCCCATAGTGGAAGTTGGTATGAAATCTCGAAGGTGAAACGATCCATCAGGAAATACTGGATCCCGGGGGCCGCGAAGAGGGAGTTCCCACCCGAGTCGGTTATGGCCTGGTTGAAATGCCTTGACCGACCGGCGACCCCGCCGTTCAGTTCAAGCATGACATAGAATTCGGATCGCGCTTTTTCACTCGACAGCGCGAGGTATTCCGCGGAAAGGTTGACGCCCACGACATGCCCTTGTCGCACCCCGCTGTTCGACCCGTTGAGTTGCCCGGCGGGTCCCGCGTAGATTCCCGCCTTCTTGTGTATGTACTGGAAGGGCAGGTCCCAGATGAAATCGTAGGAGCCGCTGCCGATGTTGTCTGCGCCCGTCGGGACTTTTACCCCGGCAGCCGGCCCGAATTGTAGGCGTGTCGAGGGGCCCAGACGTTTGAAGACATCCGGGGAATAGCGAGCGAGGAACACGGCTTCGCCGATTCCACTCGCCTCGCTGCTTGCACCGCTTGAATCGCGGGCTTCAGTTCGCACGTATGGAACAGCGGCCGCCAGGGTCAGATCTTCATTGACCGGGAATGCGCCCATGAGGCCGATGACCTGGGCTTCCATCTTGGGCCGGCTGCCGGGGATGTCCCCGGTGGTCCCAAGAAGCGTTTCCTTCCGAATGATGTCGGTGAAAACCCGCGCGAGTCCGACACCGGAAAAGAGCGTCTGGGCCGCCGAGCCTTGAATCGGCAAAGCGTGTGCCGTCGCCGCCATCGTAACCACAGCCCCCATCAGGAGCCCCAAAACGCGGGCCGGCCATTGGACGGATCTCATGCTTCCTGCATCCTCACGCCGCGCAGCAGGAGAGTTCCGCCATTTTCTTCAACTCCTCTCTTTGGTTTTTCCTGAGAAGATCCAGGCCGCGCCGATCAGGCCGACGGCCGTGAAGAGGCCGAGGCTCAGGAGACCGCTCGCGCCGTCGCGGGGGCAGAATGCGCCGCAGGCCCACGCCGTTCCGGCGTCCGCCAGAACGCCCGAAGCGGCGGCCCATGCCGTTGCTTTCACCATGAATTCCATCAGGTCACCTCCTTTTCAAGAAACCGAGTTTGCGAGGGTTGCAGAACGCGTACACGACAACGGAAGCACCGCCGAAGACCATCCATGCCGGTTTTCTTCGGCGGCCATAGCCAAGGGACCGAAGCCGACGAACAGAATCAGCCGCATCCGCACGCACCGCCTCCGTCTTTCTTGGGAGGGTTCTCCGACCGTGGGGCACAGCATTCGGATACGTCGTTTGACGACCGTTCCGACGGCGCTTCGGTTTGGGACATAGCCTTTTGGACAACTTGTTTCACGTTGCCGAGGCAGCAAGCGCCTTGTGGATTAAGCTCTTCGCAGCGGTCCAACCCCTGACGGCATTTTTCGGCGATAGAGTCGAGCGCCCCGGATTTGCCCGTCCGCCGGACTTCCTCCTCGATGCTCCTAACGGTGTGCTCAAAGCAGTAGCAGACGGTCCTGGAATCTCCCGTCGATTTCTGAAACACGGGAACCTTGATGTCCCGGGCAACGAACCGGATGCCGTCGGCTTCGTGGAAATAGACGATTTCGCAAGCTCCGCCCTTGCAGAACCGATAACCGCCGGAACCGTTGAGGCACTTTAATGCGGCCTTGGTGAGCAAGGAAACAAGAGTGATCGTCTTGACCTTCCGCCCTTGGGTCCCGCAGGCGGGACAACGGTCCGAGATCACCCGGGTCGGTTCCGAAACGGATCGGTGGGGCGCGGTGTCTTCAGGATTCTCCATGGCGATCCCCACTATTGTTCCGGCTCATGATCGAGAAGAAACCCAAGAGGAGAAGCATTCCGCCCCCCACGACGCAGCAAGCCAACCCTCCGCCGGACAGTGCTTCGAGATTCATGAGCGTTCACCCCCGCCCCTACCCTCGTCCTTCAAGGGGGAGGAGGTAGGCGCAGGCTTTATGCCTGCGTCTGAAGACGCACCCATAAAGGGTGCGGCTACCATCCCTTCCCCCCTTGCGGGGGAAGGGGAGGATGAGGGGTCCTGAACAGTTACCAAGATTCACGTCGGCCCCTCAACTTGCGCAACAGGAAAGCTTGGTTACGTCCCGCTTGAACGAGAGGGCCGCGATCTTGTAGACCTCCGAGAAGGTCGGGTAGGCGAAGGTCATCCGAAGAATGTCGCCCACGACCATCTTGTGCTGGACGAGAAGCGTGCCGTAGTGGATGAGCTCCGCCGCCTGCGGTCCCGCGATGTGAACGCCCAGAATCCGATACGTCTTGGCATCCACGATGAGTTTCAAGACCCCGCGGGTGTCGCGGATCGCGGCGGATTTCGGGACGTGCTCGAAGGAGATGAGTTTCGTTTCAATTTTGTGACCCGCGGTCCGGGCTTCCGCCTCTTTCCATCCCACGCCGGCGACCTGGGGTTCCGAGAATACCGCGTGGGGGACGGTCGAACCGTCCCACCTTTTCTTGTTCCCGCTGAGGGCGTTCTCCGCGGCGACGCCGCCCTGCTGGGCGGAAACGGTGACCAACATCATCTTCCCCGTCACGTCTCCCGCCGCCCAGACGGCCTTGGCCGTCGTGCGAAGCATTTCATCCACTTGGATGCCGCCGCGCTTGTCCGTCTCAATCCCCGCGCGATTCAGCTCCAGATCTCGCGAATTGGGAACGACGCCTGCGGCTACCAGGAGTTGTTCGCCGATAAACTCCCGGGAGCCATCCGGCGTATTCGTCCGCAAAATCACACTGCGGGAATCTCTCGAGACACATTCCACCCTGCCACCCGTGTGAATCTCGATGCCTTCATCGGTCAGGCTCCGCGCCAGCTCGCCGGAGATTTCGGGTTCCTCATTGGGCACGATCCGGTCGAGCGCTTCAAGAATTGTCACCTTGGAACCGAAGCGGGCGAAGACCTGTCCGAGTTCGACGCCGATCGCCCCGCCGCCGATCACAAGGAGGGATTTGGGGAGGCGGTCCAGCTCCATCGCCTCCTTGTAAGTCAGGTATCCGACCCGGTCCAAACCGGGGATGGGGAGGATCTGGGGGGATGCCCCGGTTGCAATGATGAACCTGTCGGATGCGATTTTCCGTCCGCCTCCGTCGATTTCATGTTCGGAAACGAACTTTGCGGGACCCTTCAGCAGAGTGATGTTTTCGTACGCGCCGAGGAGATCTTCGTATTTGAGTTTTCGCATCTCGGTGACGAGTTCCGTTTTCTGTCGAATCACCTCGCGGAAATCCGCCGGCGCATCGCCCTTGGGGATGCCGGGGATGCCGTCGCGGGAGTACACGTGGTATCGCTCGGCGGCGTGGAGAAGGTTCTTGGAGGGAACACAGCCACGATTCACGCACGTGCCGCCGATGACGCCTTTCTCGATCAGCGCCACCCTGGCCCCGAGGTCGCTCGCGCGGATTCCCGCGGCGAACGCCGCCGATCCCCCTCCGATCACAACCAGATCGAATTCGCCCGATTTTCTTTCGCTTCCGAACAGTCCCATGTCCGTCTTCCTTAGCCCTGGGCGGGCAGCTCGGCCTTGTAGCCGGCTTCGTTGATCACCTGAACCATCCGCGGTGGCTGGACCTGATCCGGGTTGTACCGCACCGTCACCGATTTTCCCCTCACGCTCACGTCCACATCGAAAATGCCCGGCAGCTTGGCCATTTCCTCCTTGATGTGGCTTGCGCACGATGAGCACGACATGCCTTCAACGTGCAGGTTGGCCGTTCGGTAGCCGGCGGGCGCGATGGTTGCCTGCTCCGCGTTCGCCGAGGGGGCAGACGACCCATCAAGCAAGTTCGCGTAAACGGAACTGCCGATAAAGAAGGCCACGAACAGGCTTGCGGCCCCGAGCAGCTTGGGCGTGAATCTCTCGCCCTTGAAATCAGCCGCCAACGCGTAGGCCCGGCGTTTCTCGCGGTACCAAACGCCCCACGCGACGGACAACAGCACCACCGCGGCACCTTGAGAATACCAGTGGTATTTTCCGAGAATGCCGCCCGCGCCAATGCCGCCCAATCCCAGCATGATCAGGAGGAGCGGGACCGCGCAGCAGCTCGACGCGAACAGAGCCGAGAGAAGACCGAGGTTTCTTGCTTTCATGGTTTTTCTCCTTTCGTCATGGCCCTATAGACGCAAGGACCGTACCAGGACGAAGTGTCGAAATAACAATGGGTTGTGGAGTATAGGCTTGAGAACAAACTGTTCAGTGATCGTTCACTAAACGGAGTGAACAGTCTTGACAATCCGTGAGTTGGCGTCCACTATTCTGGAATGGAGGCAGTCAGGAGCACACCGGGCGATTCCGCCAAGCTCTACGAATCGATTTTCGAGAATCTGAGAGAAGGGATCATCGTGGCCGACCGCGAACTTCGGGTCAGCCTGTTCAACCGTGCGGCGATGGACATGACCGGCTACGCGGAGCAGGAGATGATCGGGCGGTTGTGCACCGAAATTCTGGACCGGAAATTATGCGGGGAGCGTTGTTTCATCGCGGAAACGCGCGACACGGGTCGCGGGATCTCCGACTATCAAGTCAACCTGACCCGAAAGGATGGGACCGACCGGGCGATCTCATTCACCACCGCTCCACTGATCAACGGTGACGAAGTCGAAGGCGTCATCATCGCTTTCCGGGATGTCACGGAACTCGTCCAGCTCAAGCAGGAGGTTTCGGAACGGTACCAGGTCCACAGCATCGTGACTCGGAACCGCGAAATGCGAAGGATTTTGAATCTGGTGGAACAGGCAGCGGACACGCCGGCGCCGGTGCTGATCACGGGCGAGACGGGGACGGGCAAGGAGCTTCTGGCGAAGGCGATTCACTACGCGAGCGGGCGGTCCAACGGGCCGTTTGTCGCCGTGAGTTGCGCGGCGCTCGCCGAGAACCTGCTCGAGTCCGAGCTCTTCGGCCATGTCAAGGGCGCTTTCACCGGCGCGATTCGGGACAAGGCGGGACGGATCGCGCTGGCGGAAAAGGGGACGCTTTTTCTGGACGAAATCGGAGACCTCTCCCCCGTACTTCAAGTCAAGCTCCTTCGGGTTCTACAAGAGTATGAATATGAGCCGGTGGGAGAGAGCCGGACGCGCAAGGCGGACGTTCGGCTGGTGGCGGCGACGAATCGCGACTTGGAGACGGCCATCGCCGAGGGGCGGTTCCGCGAGGACCTCTACTACCGGCTCCGGGTCGTCCCGATCCATCTGCCGCCGTTGCGGGAACGGACGGAGGACATCCCCCTGCTGGTGGAGCATTTCATTGGGAAGCTCCGCAAGAGATACAAGAAGAACATCCGATCCATCGCCAAGGATGCGATGGCCGCGTTGGTGTCGTATTCATGGGCGGGCAATATCCGCGAGCTTGAACACGCCGTGGAGTTTGCCTTCGTCCGCTGCCCGCACGAGGTGATCGGAAAATCCCATCTTCCGGAAGAGATTTTCAGAGCGCCAAACCTCCCGTTTCAAAAGAAGCGAATCGAGTTCAAATCCCTTCCGGCACATGAGCAAGACAAGCGAATGCGCGAGGCGCTGGAGAAAACCCGCGGCAACAAGACTCAGGCCGCCCGACTCCTCGGCATCAGCCGCGTGACTCTCTGGCAGCGGTTGAAGGCCGGAACACCCGGCTCCGAACCCTCCCCATGAAACTTGTGTGACGGAGTCTCGCCGTCACAGCAACCTCAAGGAATCGTCCGCCGTTCCGCCTGCTTCCTTGAGTGGCACTTGAGAGTCTTGAGCAACGAGACCTCGGCCATACTTCTCCAGGACGGGGTCATTTGGAGACCCGTATCTCGCCCGACTTCAGTTGATTCAGCTTCTCGACCATCTTTCCGGGTGGCACGAACGAAACGATTCGAAGGTCTTCGCGCTCCACGCCGGAAGCATCCAAGAAAAGGACGGTGGGCACGCCG
This genomic window contains:
- a CDS encoding response regulator, with the translated sequence MLHLEDDAAYRKFVVNLLRREGMAVRFSHAESCEEFVHLLQGERFDLVISDYTLPAFDGLSALSIAKSIRPELPFIFLSGTMGEERAAEAVLNGATDYVLKDRPLRLVSVIRRAIREEGEREVRRSLEAQLLQAQKMECVGRLAGGVAHDFNNLLTVISGRADMLLSGKGELDPDREDLVEIRQAATRAAELTRRLLMFGRADHPRAQSLDPRVLVSDLLKMIRRLIGEDIEVVAELAEDAGWIRVDAAQMEQVLVNLAVNARDAMPRGGKLIIGVRTLDLDEDYASRHLDVLPGRYIELRVEDNGQGIAPEVLPHIFEPFFTTKEPGKGTGLGLSMVYGAVRQWGGHVEVRTSPGGGAAFLIYMPQAAESEFSVLPTEAQTCPRGCETVLLVEDDDMVRTIACRILRAGGYEVIEASNAQEALARIEKSGPRLDLLVTDVVMPGMSGWELVDLVRQNSPKTRALLISGYEAHQMLEKRMSDSYMHFLPKPFSMKTLSEKVREVLDAVE
- a CDS encoding heavy-metal-associated domain-containing protein, translating into MGARRALAKLPTVDRVDVSLKKQKAEIIPKPGKPVDFPRIRQLVEKAGQKVGAVRIEAEGILLRQGFSFFFVVSGSEQRLSLAQNEVLHELLADPHSRGPSPLSVRGHFEFAGEKEPPLTLDAFSFKP
- a CDS encoding copper chaperone Copz family protein translates to MENPEDTAPHRSVSEPTRVISDRCPACGTQGRKVKTITLVSLLTKAALKCLNGSGGYRFCKGGACEIVYFHEADGIRFVARDIKVPVFQKSTGDSRTVCYCFEHTVRSIEEEVRRTGKSGALDSIAEKCRQGLDRCEELNPQGACCLGNVKQVVQKAMSQTEAPSERSSNDVSECCAPRSENPPKKDGGGACGCG
- the merA gene encoding mercury(II) reductase, with product MGLFGSERKSGEFDLVVIGGGSAAFAAGIRASDLGARVALIEKGVIGGTCVNRGCVPSKNLLHAAERYHVYSRDGIPGIPKGDAPADFREVIRQKTELVTEMRKLKYEDLLGAYENITLLKGPAKFVSEHEIDGGGRKIASDRFIIATGASPQILPIPGLDRVGYLTYKEAMELDRLPKSLLVIGGGAIGVELGQVFARFGSKVTILEALDRIVPNEEPEISGELARSLTDEGIEIHTGGRVECVSRDSRSVILRTNTPDGSREFIGEQLLVAAGVVPNSRDLELNRAGIETDKRGGIQVDEMLRTTAKAVWAAGDVTGKMMLVTVSAQQGGVAAENALSGNKKRWDGSTVPHAVFSEPQVAGVGWKEAEARTAGHKIETKLISFEHVPKSAAIRDTRGVLKLIVDAKTYRILGVHIAGPQAAELIHYGTLLVQHKMVVGDILRMTFAYPTFSEVYKIAALSFKRDVTKLSCCAS
- a CDS encoding heavy-metal-associated domain-containing protein, with the protein product MKARNLGLLSALFASSCCAVPLLLIMLGLGGIGAGGILGKYHWYSQGAAVVLLSVAWGVWYREKRRAYALAADFKGERFTPKLLGAASLFVAFFIGSSVYANLLDGSSAPSANAEQATIAPAGYRTANLHVEGMSCSSCASHIKEEMAKLPGIFDVDVSVRGKSVTVRYNPDQVQPPRMVQVINEAGYKAELPAQG
- a CDS encoding sigma 54-interacting transcriptional regulator, producing the protein MEAVRSTPGDSAKLYESIFENLREGIIVADRELRVSLFNRAAMDMTGYAEQEMIGRLCTEILDRKLCGERCFIAETRDTGRGISDYQVNLTRKDGTDRAISFTTAPLINGDEVEGVIIAFRDVTELVQLKQEVSERYQVHSIVTRNREMRRILNLVEQAADTPAPVLITGETGTGKELLAKAIHYASGRSNGPFVAVSCAALAENLLESELFGHVKGAFTGAIRDKAGRIALAEKGTLFLDEIGDLSPVLQVKLLRVLQEYEYEPVGESRTRKADVRLVAATNRDLETAIAEGRFREDLYYRLRVVPIHLPPLRERTEDIPLLVEHFIGKLRKRYKKNIRSIAKDAMAALVSYSWAGNIRELEHAVEFAFVRCPHEVIGKSHLPEEIFRAPNLPFQKKRIEFKSLPAHEQDKRMREALEKTRGNKTQAARLLGISRVTLWQRLKAGTPGSEPSP